Genomic DNA from Comamonas resistens:
ATCAAACCGCCAATCTGGTGGTGGCACAGCTGCTGTTTCTGGAGAGCGAAAATCCCGACAAGGACATTTCCTTCTACATCAACTCGCCCGGCGGCAGCGTGACCGCTGGCATGGCGATTTTCGACACCATGAACTTCATCAAGCCTGACGTGTCCACACTGTGCACAGGCATGGCTGCGAGCATGGGGGCTTTCCTGTTGTCCGCCGGCGCCAAGGGCAAGCGTTACGCACTGCCCAATGCCCAGGTCATGATTCACCAACCCTTGGGTGGTGCGCGTGGTCAGGCGACCGAGATCGAAATCCACGCCCGCGAAATCATCAAGACCCGCGAGCGCCTGAACAAGATCCTGGCCGAGCGTACCGGCCAGCCGCTGGAAAAGATCCAGAACGACACCGAGCGTG
This window encodes:
- the clpP gene encoding ATP-dependent Clp endopeptidase proteolytic subunit ClpP, with translation MSALDTLGLGMVPMVIEQSGRGERSYDIYSRLLKERVIFLVGEVNDQTANLVVAQLLFLESENPDKDISFYINSPGGSVTAGMAIFDTMNFIKPDVSTLCTGMAASMGAFLLSAGAKGKRYALPNAQVMIHQPLGGARGQATEIEIHAREIIKTRERLNKILAERTGQPLEKIQNDTERDYFLSADEAKEYGLVDQVISKRS